In the Malania oleifera isolate guangnan ecotype guangnan chromosome 1, ASM2987363v1, whole genome shotgun sequence genome, one interval contains:
- the LOC131155407 gene encoding inositol polyphosphate multikinase beta-like, whose amino-acid sequence MLKVPDHQVAGHQACDGKLGPLVDDSGRFCKPLQSDERGSKEVAFYTSFSSNVHIPEAIRRFFPIFYGTQILEASDGSGPHPHLVLQDLVSNRIHPSVMDIKIGSRTWYPQASEDYMHKCLQKDRETTSLPLGFRISGLQVYGSKESGFWKPGKELIKNFTADDVRLVLRKFVSSYLSSDSGSDPDCSLASTVYGGSSGILAQLLELKAWFEDQTIFHFYSCSVLMLYEKEAVLKGRSSGAEVKLIDFAHVVEGEGVIDHNFLGGLCSLIKFISEILTGIN is encoded by the coding sequence ATGCTGAAGGTTCCAGACCATCAAGTTGCCGGCCACCAAGCCTGTGATGGAAAGCTTGGACCCCTTGTGGATGATTCGGGACGCTTCTGTAAGCCCCTCCAAAGTGACGAACGTGGATCTAAAGAGGTGGCATTTTATACATCTTTTTCTTCAAATGTTCATATTCCCGAAGCAATCCGCAGATTTTTTCCCATCTTTTATGGCACTCAGATTCTGGAGGCATCTGATGGATCTGGTCCGCATCCTCACTTGGTTCTGCAAGATCTTGTCTCAAATCGCATCCATCCATCAGTTATGGATATTAAGATTGGATCCAGAACATGGTACCCGCAAGCATCTGAAGATTACATGCATAAATGCCTTCAAAAAGACAGAGAAACCACTAGCTTGCCATTAGGTTTTAGGATTTCTGGGTTGCAGGTTTATGGGAGCAAAGAATCAGGATTTTGGAAGCCTGGAAAGGAGCTTATCAAGAACTTTACTGCAGATGATGTTAGGTTAGTTTTGAGGAAATTTGTTTCTTCTTACTTGTCTAGTGATTCTGGTTCAGATCCAGATTGTTCTCTGGCATCGACTGTTTATGGTGGTTCCTCAGGGATTTTGGCACAGTTACTAGAACTCAAGGCATGGTTTGAGGATCAGACTATTTTCCATTTCTACTCATGCTCAGTTCTTATGTTGTATGAAAAGGAGGCAGTGTTGAAAGGAAGGAGTTCAGGTGCTGAAGTGAAGCTTATTGATTTTGCACATGTTGTGGAAGGTGAAGGGGTAATTGATCACAACTTCTTGGGTGGACTTTGCTCTTTAATAAAGTTTATCTCAGAGATACTTACTGGCATTAATTAA